From Mycosarcoma maydis chromosome 16, whole genome shotgun sequence, a single genomic window includes:
- a CDS encoding protein kinase RIO1 (related to RIO Kinase 1), producing the protein MEAGQFDDAPDQAAVQQSTINQNQHQHRDLQAAQDQDTPYLQRQRRQEISDLLRPSSDVEESDDDLVDDMQQDVDDDDEDDDDDYEDDMTGYGAVEDADWELARGDFTKHFNRSRQLANAIHASSSTACASASTSASASASKSTRGQAAVTATPLPAMNRRRRPPLVAASGGAAATAASTTQTRTASQMESLSKFASRIRVDDMYDPSSAIGGGVNSTVPRKALGGRDAVRIKDKADRATVEGVLDPRTMLILYKMVNRGLLECVNGCVSTGKEANVYHATTAVTGSSNASGSSAVDSEKGSLALKIYKTSILVFKDRDRYVSGEFRFRHGYAKHNPRKMVRLWAEKEARNLKRMVSAGLRAPVPVELRDHVLVMQFLGDSQGWASPRLKDADEIIGSDRAEWSRLYRELIASVRIMYHQCRLVHADLSEYNILYHQHHLWIIDVSQSVEHDHPRAYDFLRADLAHVDDFFAKRGVNTLGLRATFEFVVSAPKSHAFARKGGRAGLEKQEADFQNDHRPNPNEEHDKQLKSDGDPGSCTRSAMGGASTATPVVVSKDKVIGGGAWYTGLSQTTTDTWGAPTGDESESSLMDTLEHLMHQLSTQPDSSSHTSAIPTTSSHRSANSHNDDQVFKATYIPFSLHELQDPEREIELQATSQPTTTQDRTHPPLSTLLPSKPAQNHDDNDDNDDSHSDHYTSSDTCDVSDDDQPTSSQHPKDARITKEQAKALKKEAKKQTKQANREKRKTKMPKAEKKRRMKKNHK; encoded by the coding sequence ATGGAGGCAGGCCAATTCGACGATGCTCCGGATCAGGCAGCAGTGCAACAGTCTACCATCAACCAAaaccagcaccagcaccgcGATCTGCAGGCTGCTCAGGACCAAGACACGCCGTATTTACAACGCCAACGACGTCAAGAGATTTCGGATCTGCTTCGACCATCTTCGGACGTCGAAGAGTCGGACGATGATCTGGTTGATGACATGCAGCAAgatgtcgacgatgacgacgaggatgatgatgacgactACGAGGATGACATGACCGGTTATGGCGCcgtcgaggatgcggaTTGGGAGCTTGCACGAGGCGATTTCACCAAGCACTTCAACCGTTCCCGCCAGCTCGCAAATGCTATTCATGCTTCCAGCTCAACAGCCtgcgcatccgcatccacatccgcatctgcatccgcatcaAAGTCGACGCGTGGACAAGCAGCGGTAACAGCCACTCCTCTACCTGCCATGAATCGGCGCCGTCGACCACCACTGGTGGCAGCATCcggcggtgctgctgctacagCTGCATCCACCACCCAAACACGCACCGCTTCGCAGATGGAGTCACTCTCCAAGTTCGCCTCGCGCATCCGTGTGGATGACATGTACGATCCTTCCTCGGCCATCGGTGGCGGTGTCAACTCCACGGTACCCCGAAAAGCGCTCGGTGGAAGGGACGCCGTGCGAATCAAGGACAAAGCAGACCGTGCCACCGTAGAAGGTGTACTTGACCCACGCACCATGCTCATCTTGTACAAGATGGTGAATCGTGGGCTTCTCGAATGCGTCAATGGCTGTGTAAGCACCGGTAAAGAGGCCAACGTTTATCACGCCACGACCGCTGTCACTGGCTCGTCGAATGCCTCTGGCTCGTCTGCCGTCGACTCGGAAAAGGGGAGTTTGGCGCTGAAAATCTACAAAACCTCGATCCTCGTCTTCAAAGACCGCGATCGGTATGTGAGCGGTGAATTTCGCTTTCGTCACGGATACGCCAAACACAATCCACGCAAGATGGTGCGTCTATGGGCCGAAAAGGAAGCACGCAATCTCAAGCGTATGGTCTCGGCGGGTCTTCGAGCACCTGTGCCGGTCGAACTGCGAGATCACGTTCTTGTGATGCAGTTCTTGGGCGATAGCCAAGGTTGGGCGAGTCCTCGACTTAAGGATGCCGACGAAATCATCGGCTCAGATCGTGCCGAATGGTCTCGGCTGTACCGTGAGTTGATCGCCAGCGTACGCATCATGTATCACCAATGTAGACTCGTACATGCCGATCTGAGCGAGTACAACATCTTGTACCACCAACATCATCTTTGGATCATCGACGTCAGTCAGTCGGTCGAGCACGATCATCCTAGAGCGTACGACTTCTTGCGCGCCGATCTCGCGCATGTCGACGACTTCTTTGCAAAGAGAGGCGTCAATACGTTGGGGTTGAGAGCCACGTTTGAGTTTGTCGTCAGTGCACCCAAGAGTCACGCTTTCGCTAGGAAAGGTGGTAGGGCGGGTTTGGAGAAGCAGGAGGCTGATTTTCAGAATGACCACAGGCCGAATCCAAACGAGGAGCATgacaagcagctcaagtcgGACGGTGATCCGGGATCTTGCACGCGTAGTGCGATGGGTGGAGCATCTACAGCAACGCCGGTGGTTGTGTCCAAGGACAAAGTGATTGGTGGAGGTGCATGGTATACTGGGCTCAGTCAAACCACGACCGACACATGGGGTGCGCCCACgggcgacgagagcgaaTCATCGCTCATGGACACACTGGAGCATCTCATGCATCAGCTTAGCACGCAACCCGATTCTTCATCGCACACCAGCGCCATCCCCACCACCTCTTCGCATCGCTCTGCAAACAGCCACAACGACGACCAAGTGTTCAAAGCCACCTATATCCCGTTTTCCCTGCACGAGCTACAAGACCCCGAACGCGAGATCGAATTGCAAGCCACGTCCCAACCCACCACCACCCAAGACCGCACACATCCACCGCTCTCCACGCTTCTCCCGTCGAAACCTGCGCAGAACCAtgacgacaatgacgacaatgacgacTCGCATTCAGACCACTACACGTCGTCCGACACTTGCGACgtctcggacgacgaccaaCCCACATCCAGTCAGCATCCCAAAGACGCCAGAATCACCAAGGAGCAAGCCAAGGCACTCAAGAAAGAGGCCAAGAAACAAACAAAGCAAGCCAACcgcgagaagcgcaaaacAAAGATGCCCAAGGCCGAGAAGAAACGCAGGATGAAAAAGAACCACAAGTAA
- a CDS encoding histone deacetylase (related to HOS3 - Trichostatin A-insensitive homodimeric histone deacetylase (HDAC)) gives MDYVAAPPTGVLPGTSSTRAVRTAASTTSAQSAAELDILLAPSVLKHRYVRGVDKSLIVERPERIRAVLLGIATAIGKSSSEQPHDPTMALHTSQRSPSKAPSQQQNTIHLASSIDSSVARTTTHVSCAPLPANTPSQQDQDDDLVARLSSLSVQATAAQHPTSPAQQKFRVLHSTRSLPLDPPHPAVAFTHAHSDEVVSLLETAYGQARQKRREARTATSTCTQASDALIDASQFKPERETTPTPASVAAGPPSQQQAASSLSPARTSHAAYLEYLCNKAPNHPPQSHRKPHQTSPSKSIPEDSETYTSSDGEGDDAMHLSEVPEHLPQGDLYLAGPSDQSGMDGGSAEAIRHAMGACCEAVDRVVSAAASTTMASPTLSPLREIKVQDSTHLNVTESLASNDDNETAPAAKRAFVLSRPPGHHCSGSTPQGFCWVNNAIVAAAHAYHEHSIDRVVIFDIDLHHGNGTQNLAWRINADANKHDDQRTERIASLRVAALERARQALGSGSGRAHASRLAKVALTEHDEAEVKRQAGPRALRLFYSSLHDIESFPCEDGDPGMIKDASTCVEGAHGQWIWNIHLDHYRTESDFRRLYDDKYKIVFSKAARFLGATCATQQNTLVLISAGFDACAYEYPGMQRHGKHVPPSFYHMFARDAVHFADAHADGKLVSVLEGGYSDRALCSAALAHVTGLAVRVDSAASSVVGGEAETEYWKLENLIAVEKVAKKMAAHAAAAVSGAAPSTNTTPKRRQAELAPWLSLTSKAFAAFEQACGKGNVVPLGIGATPSTRSSATTNTTNSPAIGAGGRVLRDRGALRTRPGAWESATSTPHARRAASPTKTAGRKDSPIKKESPSSVTSVGGVVDASATPVMADTQRGLVDDSMSMDTDTPTKSVTSDARVRSLRLPSPLKSIHQSNDNRVRKSDVEADQQRQANSTDPTIAPTQVDPSVPAAPVDTNTSTFPSALSTYGNAVSTDAEVAASPSIEDTINASTTLRSRTLSSAHASLVDTSFLAHAPMHVDAADTHASSDSLGQLYDNGDSWIHQHSLLGGEPDAPGSPDWSAAHACVPSTYQGEPETQAPATLGTAVTSSEFTGAAGVENQASRQHQAPVSSSSSLYPDLASCHLAHPTQ, from the exons ATGGACTATGTCGCTGCACCACCAACAGGCGTTCTGCCCGGTACGAGCTCAACTCGCGCTGTGCGGACTGCTGCAAGTACAACTTCAGCGCAATCTGCGGCAGAGCTGGATATATTGCTGGCTCCCTCCGTACTGAAACACAGATACGTGCGCGGTGTAGACAAGAGCCTGATCGTCGAACGACCAGAGCGTATCCGCGCAGTGCTCCTCGGAATCGCAACAGCTATCGGCAAGTCGTCGTCCGAACAGCCGCATGATCCTACCATGGCTCTTCACACATCCCAACGTTCTCCATCTAAAGCTCCTTCGCAACAGCAGAACACGATCCATCTAGCGAGCTCGATTGATTCATCCGTAGCCAGAACGACCACGCATGTCTCTTGCGCACCACTCCCAGCCAACACGCCATCTCAACAAGACCAAGATGACGATCTGGTAGCTCGACTCAGTTCGCTTTCCGTGCAGGCTACCGCAGCTCAACATCCCACCTCTCCGGCCCAGCAAAAGTTCCGTGTGCTTCATTCGACAAGATCTCTTCCGCTGGATCCACCCCATCCTGCCGTAGCTTTTACCCATGCACACTCGGACGAAGTcgtctcgctgctcgaaaCCGCTTACGGTCAAGCCAGACAGAAACGTCGCGAGGCACGCACAGCGACCTCGACTTGCACGCAAGCCTCTGATGCCTTAATAGATGCAAGTCAGTTCAAGCCCGAACGTGAGACTACGCCTACACCTGCGTCCGTCGCGGCTGGTCCGCCATCACAACAGCAAGCCGCCTCTTCTCTTTCTCCAGCGCGTACGTCCCACGCTGCGTACCTCGAATACCTCTGTAACAAAGCACCTAATCATCCACCGCAGTCTCACCGCAAACCTCACCAAACCTCACCTTCAAAATCGATACCCGAGGACAGCGAGACCTACACTTCGAGCGATGGCGAGGGTGACGATGCAATGCATCTCTCCGAGGTTCCTGAGCACTTGCCCCAAGGTGATCTGTACCTTGCAGGCCCCTCTGACCAATCTGGGATGGATGGTGGATCTGCAGAGGCAATTCGACACGCCATGGGTGCCTGCTGCGAAGCCGTAGACCGTGTTgtgtcagcagcagcatctaCGACCATGGCATCACCAACATTGTCTCCTCTTCGTGAGATCAAGGTCCAAGACTCGACCCACTTAAACGTCACGGAAAGCCTTGCATCGAACGATGATAACGAAACAGCTCCGGCCGCCAAACGTGCATTCGTTCTTAGCCGGCCGCCTGGGCACCACTGCTCCGGATCAACACCACAAGGTTTCTGCTGGGTCAACAATGCAATCGTCGCCGCAGCGCACGCTTACCACGAACACAGCATCGATCGCGTCGTCATATTTGATATTGACCTGCATCACGGTAACGGCACGCAGAACCTGGCATGGCGAATCAATGCCGACGCCAACAAACACGATGATCAGCGCACCGAGCGTATCGCCAGCCTGCGTGTGGCTGCGCTCGAAAGGGCAAGACAGGCACTCggaagcggcagcggtCGCGCACATGCCAGCAGGCTCGCCAAAGTAGCGCTGACCGAACacgacgaagccgaggtgAAACGCCAAGCGGGTCCACGAGCGCTGAGACTCTTCTACAGCTCGTTGCACGACATTGAATCCTTCCCTTGTGAAGACGGCGATCCAGGAATGATCAAGGATGCAAGCACGTGTGTCGAAGGCGCACACGGTCAGTGGATCTGGAATA TTCACCTGGATCACTATCGAACTGAATCCGACTTCCGTCGGCTGTACGACGACAAGTACAAGATCGTGTTCAGCAAAGCCGCGCGGTTCCTCGGCGCGACATGTGCTACACAGCAAAACACGCTCGTTCTCATATCAGCAGGATTCGATGCGTGTGCGTACGAATATCCCGGCATGCAACGTCACGGAAAGCACGTCCCACCTTCGTTCTACCACATGTTTGCGCGCGACGCTGTGCATTTCGCCGATGCACACGCAGACGGAAAGCTCGTCTCGGTACTCGAAGGCGGATACAGCGATCGTGCGTTGTGTTCAGCCGCACTGGCACACGTTACTGGTCTCGCTGTGCGTGTCGATTCAGCAGCAAGTTCGGTCGTAGGAGGCGAGGCGGAGACCGAGTATTGGAAATTGGAGAATCTGATCGCGGTCGAAAAGGTGGCCAAGAAGATGGCGGctcacgctgctgctgcagtgtCGGGTGCGGCACCCAGCACCAACACGACGCCCAAACGGAGACAAGCCGAATTGGCACCTTGGCTGTCGCTCACTTCCAAGGCGTTTGCTGCTTTCGAACAGGCGTGCGGCAAAGGTAACGTTGTTCCGCTGGGAATCGGTGCTacgccgtcgacgaggtcgtCCGCGACGACAAACACGACCAACAGTCCAGCGATAGGTGCAGGTGGGAGAGTGTtgcgagatcgaggcgcttTGAGGACGCGTCCCGGTGCGTGGGAGAGCGCGACATCGACACCACACGCGAGGCGCGCCGCAAGCCCGACCAAGACAGCGGGAAGAAAGGACAGCCCGATCAAGAAGGAGTCGCCGTCGAGCGTGACAAGTGTCGGCGGTGTGGTCGACGCTTCTGCGACGCCAGTCATGGCGGATACACAGCGGGGCTTGGTGGATGATTCCATGTCGATGGATACGGATACGCCGACAAAATCTGTTACGAGTGATGCACGTGTGCGATCGTTGCGCTTGCCATCGCCTCTCAAGTCTATTCACCAGTCCAATGACAATCGTGTGCGCAAATCGGATGTCGAAGCcgatcagcagcgccaaGCTAACAGTACGGATCCTACCATCGCTCCAACCCAAGTCGACCCAAGCGTACCTGCCGCACCGGTCGACACCAACACCTCTACCTTTCCTAGTGCTTTGTCAACGTATGGCAACGCTGTGAGCACCGACGCCGAGGTAGCCGCTTCACCGAGCATCGAGGACACAATCAACGCATCCACCACGCTGCGGTCTCGTACGTTGAGCTCTGCGCACgccagcttggtcgacaCCTCGTTTCTGGCGCATGCGCCAATGcatgtcgacgctgcagacACGCACGCAAGCTCGGATTCGTTGGGACAACTCTACGACAACGGCGACTCTTGGATACATCAACACTCGTTGTTGGGTGGAGAACCAGATGCGCCTGGATCGCCCGATTGGAGTGCAGCGCACGCGTGTGTTCCAAGCACATACCAGGGCGAACCCGAAACACAGGCGCCAGCCACGTTGGGTACTGCAGTGACGTCTTCCGAATTCACAGGCGCGGCTGGTGTGGAAAACCAGGCGTCTCGCCAACACCAGGCGCCCgtgtcgtcgagctcgtcgctctACCCCGACTTAGCCAGCTGCCACTTGGCGCATCCTACGCAGTAA
- a CDS encoding secreted chorismate mutase, with translation MKLSVSIFVLLAVSAFGGGSAAAVSGKSEAAEIEAGDRLDALRDQLQRYETPIIQTILARSALGGRAPSEQDEVRAALSRNAFEPSEVISEWLQTESGARFRSTRPLPPAVEFITPVVLSRDTVLDKPVVGKGIFPIGRRPQDPTNMDEFLDTSLLSLNQSSTVDLASAVSLDVSLLHLVSARVLLGYPIALAKFDWLHDNFCHILTNTTLSKSQKLANIIQQLTDHKQEVNVLSRVEQKSKSLSHLFRNDIPYPPHTQDRILRLFQAYLIPITTQIEAAAILDHANKCT, from the coding sequence ATGAAGTTGAGCGTGTCCATCtttgtgctgctggcggtgTCGGCGTTCGGTGGTGGCAGCGCGGCGGCTGTATCTGGCAAGTCGGAGGCGGCAGAAATCGAAGCGGGCGATCGACTGGATGCACTTCGTGATCAACTGCAGAGGTACGAGACGCCTATTATTCAGACGATTCTTGCACGCTCTGCGTTGGGTGGGCGCGCGCCATCCGAACAAGATGAGGTGCGTGCGGCACTGTCTCGCAATGCATTCGAGCCGTCAGAGGTAATCAGCGAGTGGCTGCAGACCGAGTCGGGAGCACGCTTCCGGTCGACGCGACCGTTGCCGCCTGCTGTCGAGTTCATCACGCCCGTCGTCCTCTCGCGAGACACAGTGCTGGACAAACCAGTTGTCGGCAAAGGCATCTTCCCGATCGGTCGACGTCCGCAGGATCCGACCAACATGGACGAGTTCTTGGACACATCTCTGCTGTCTCTCAACCAATCGTCCACGGTGGATCTCGCATCCgccgtctcgctcgacgtGAGCCTgctccatctcgtctcGGCGCGTGTGCTGCTCGGCTATCCGATCGCGCTCGCTAAATTCGACTGGCTCCACGACAACTTCTGCCACATCCTCACCAACACTACTCTATCGAAATCCCAAAAACtcgccaacatcatccAACAACTTACCGACCACAAACAAGAAGTCAACGTACTCAGTCGTGTCGAGCAAAAGTCCAAGTCGCTCTCACACCTCTTCCGCAACGACATCCCTTACCCTCCGCACACCCAAGACCGCATCCTCAGACTCTTCCAAGCTTACCTCATCCCCATCACCACCCAAATCGAAGCGGCCGCTATCCTCGACCACGCCAACAAGTGCACCTAA